The region GTGGGTCAGTATGGAAAATTCAGGAGCAGGTAGTGAGGTGAACAACCAATTAGCTGATCATCTTTTAACTCAGAGCCTTCCAAGATTAGAATCACAGGTTGTTGATCTGATTAATGTGCTGTTGagtttttggtgtttttttttaaattttgtttctGGTGATGGAGTTTGTAGCTTTGTCTTACTAAAGAAAACAAGTGTAGCTGAAACAATAAATTATTTGTAGAGAGAAGGTTGAGTCTGCAAGAATCAGCAGCCTTTCTCTATGAGTTAGTGACTGGTTTTCTCCCTAAAGCTAGATTAGAGAAACAAGAAAAAACAGAACTTGCTGTATGGTGCTGAATTGGCTTCTTATCATGTTTTAGTAGTCAAAATAGTAACTTTCATTTATATGCATATTCATCTCAAGTGGCAACAACAACAGAAACAGTACTTACTTTTTTTAGATGTGTAAGTAATTTAGTAAATCTTATGCTCATATATTTCTCTTATTTGAGTGATTTGGTAATTCTAGTACTCTTGGTTTCAAATCCAATACTTGCCCTctcattttatgttttttctttgactttgtaaattgtaattgtgCTAATTGTCTACTCCATTTAACTAGAACTTTGTCATTGCTTTTTTCCAATCTTCAGGTTATATATTCATTTTGTTGAACAGACAAAATGTTGGTATAGTATAACTGAACTAATGTGGAAGATGGGCTAGATATCCACTTTGGGAATAATTTGCATATTCCCAATTTTTCTCAACTCTCCAATTACAGTATTTTGATGTATATTTGATGACTTACTCCATTCTAAGTTTGTATGGCTTGTGTAGTTAATATGATACGAACATTTTTTTTGACAATGCAATTACCTCTGAACGTAGGCTGAATCAGTTAGTAGAAACTCTACAAATATGGCTGCTAATCCAGATCCAAGTACACAGCGTGCAGATCACCTAACTCTTCAGATACCTCCGAGACACAGTATTTTCTCAAAAAGTCGCAGTATCAAGGGTTTCCTTCACTCGCTCAGCTTTAAGAAGAAGAAAGCTCCTTTGGAGGGTGAAAGAAGCCCTCTTCTCAGTTCAGATAAGGCACCTCTCCCCGAGAGCCCCGCCTTTTCAAATATCTTGCCTTGGCAAAAGTGTGCTTCCGTTCCAGTAACACCTGCCTCGTACTTGTCCCCTAAGACACTCAGTGAAAGACACAGATCAAATGTACTTTTGCCTCTCAACTCTTAtacttattaaattttgttgataCCTCTTGTCATATGATAGAAATTTTGGTGGAGCCATGTGTGTCTAAGGCCTAGATTTGCCTTTTATCTAAGCTGCATTAAAATTAATGAATAAGCCTACCTTATTGTTAGGAGACTGTCGCCACAGACTACTTAAATACAACGAATTTGCATTTGCATTTCTAAATGTCATACTCTGTAACTTATCTCAGGAAACTGCAGCTAGAGTTGCTGTGTCGAGGTCACTCTCTGTGCCAGGGAGGAAGAGTTACTTCATTGTGAGATCTTTATCATCAAACTCTGGTGAAAATCAAGCTTCACATAGTAATAGCGGTATgttattcattcattttttttcctgtTCTCCAATATATATTGACGAGGTGTATGCAATACTAATCTCATATTGCTTGTTGCAAGATAGATCAAATAAGCCCGGCTCCTGTCCACGAGGATCAAGAGTTTCCCGAAGAAGAAGTGGTGTGCAGGATCTGTTTGGACACCTGTGAAGAAAGAGATACGTTCAAGCTGGAGTGTCTTTGTAAAGGATCACTCAGACTTTTACATCAAGAATGTGTAATAAAATGGTTTAGCCAAAGTGTAAGCAGAAACTGTGATGTCTGTGCTAACGAAGTAAAGAATCTACCTGTCACTTTGCTTCGAGTAGCTCCACCTGCTCAAAGAGAGACCGGAGAAATGCCCATAGATCAGTCAATAAGGTGATTTCTTTTATGTTAGTTAAACTAAGCAATGAACTTCACTGGATATTGATGTTTCATACTACAGATTTCTTGAATTTGTTACTGATCAACTTCTGAATCTGTATATACTCAGTGCCTGGCAAGATTTTGTGGTGCTCGTGTTGATTACTACAATATgctacttcttcttcttcgagcAGCTACTGGTGAGATATTAGACAATAAGATGCTAGTTTAAATGTTTGCATTTTCCGATTGCTTCAGGGGGGGGAGGGTGTTTACATGGGGCGATAGCTTAGATAGATAAAAACAATATAAAGTAATCCACCACATAGCATGATCATGTAAACCTTTAACACGCAATCCTATGATTTTCGATCCAATATATCACTCACAGTAAAGAGGTAAATGTCTCCCATCGTCATATGATTTTATTATTGAGGAATGTTTTTCTATCTGCAGACCGAGGATATGAAAAACCAAGCGCTTGTGATTTCTGCTCCATTCGCTTTCACATTGGGTCTTACTTCGTCGATTTTTGCTGTGGTTCTTGGTTTGTGCTCGATAAAGCtcaaaatgattttattttttttttggtgtggGAGAATATTGATCCAAACATAGTTTATTTCTTATGCAGCACTTAAAGAGCATGCATGGACTTATGTGGGGCTTGAGTTTGCTCTTGTGGCCTTGATTCTCCACGTTTTCTACAATTTGGTGAGAATCACTCAAATTTTGCCATTTTTCTACTTCTAAGTTTCTAACTTCTTgggtttttattattttcaagcACTTGTTTCGTTTATGAATCACGAAACTTAGGACTTGTAACTGAATGGCGCTTTATGAAACTGAGTCATTTGCATAGGCTTATATAAAATGGCTGATTGGTTTAGAAATTCACGAACTTGCCCGAATTTGGTTATGCACAGATCTGTTAAATTTTGTTCTCGAATACACAGGCTTTTACATTGTTTGAAAATTTCTCATGATTTTGTTTTCCGGCGAGATTAAAACTGGCTCGGCAGCTAGAAAGCACGGGCATGTCGTCCCGCATTCAATTCATCTGGAAAGAGAAATCAAGAAAAAATTGCAAACAATGTAAAGTATGTGTATCTGAGAAGAAGATCCAAAAGTCATGTGCAAAAACCAAAATCAAGGCAAAGTTCGTGTATTATAAACCAATTAACCCTgtataaaaagtattttaccCCCCAGGAAAAATTAGTACATGATGGCATGTTCTTGATCTGGCAGCTTCACTTGTCAGCAATTTACGCCATCTTGATCGCGTCGTTCTTAGGGCTGGGTACGGCTATGCTCCTCCACACTATATACATACAGATTTGCTGGTGGTGGTCTCGAGAAGCACGGCCCTCCGAGCTAGTGTGACACCAGCCGAGAGAGATGAAATCAGAGAAACACGCCGTGTATTTCCTTGTAGCCTGCATGATGTTGCAGGAACGTTGCCCTGCAGTAAAACGAAGAGGCTAACTGAGGGTTACTGCAGAAGCTCAAGTGCATATTGAAACTTTGAGATTTTCCACTCTATCAAGGGGCCTACAGGGTAGTGAAAATTTGTACTGATATTAGTTTGACATGTAGTAGCAAGTGGTATTGTCATTTTTGGTGGTGCTgtataaagaaaaaggagaTGATATTATCTGTTATTATTTGAGTTACATATAACTCTTTTCCCTTTATAAGCATATTGTGATGTAGGAAAATAGAATGTAATGTGTGTAAAAATGAAAGTCTATTAGCTGACATAAAGTCTGCTGATTTTCTGAAAGGATAAAGAAAGCTGAATTTCAAGAGTCTTTTTGTGGCAAGAAAGGCTATGTGATCCCATCCCAGATAGAAGGAAAAGATATGGGGAATCTCATTTCAAATCCAAGAACAGATAGCATCATATGCACATCTTCCTTGCACAAGCAAGAGTTGCTCCCAGCAACGAATGCCGCAACCTGATTCCTCACTTCGACCCAGCTGCAGCCGGGCATTTTCTTAATGCCGCGGTCAGCCATTGCCTTCCTCAAAGTCTCTGCTCGTCTCCACTGCCCGCTAGCTGAATACATGTTCGACAGCACCACTTAGCTCATCTCATCACCAGGCTTCACCAGCTGCAGCTGTTCTGCTATTTCCGCACCCATCTTAACACAACCCTGAGACAGAGTATGACCCAAAAAGAGCCTCCAATGAGCCAACACTCACATTCTTCGACTCTGCATATTTATCTGCTATTTCTTTTGCCCTCTCCAACTGTCCGGCTCTTCCTAACATATCCACCACACAAGCCACATGCTCGATTTCAGGAGAAACGCCATAGCGCGAAGTCATTGACTCGAAAAAGAAGAGGCCATCATTGATCAAACCCAAGTGGTTACAAGTCATCAATAAGCCTATGAAGGTCACATTGTCTGGTTTCATCCCAGAAGCCACCATTTCTTCAAGAATGCCTAGAGCTTCGCTAGAGTGCCCGTGCAATCCAAATGCAGATAACATCGTGTTCCAGGAGATCAAATCCTTTTCAGAAATATCTGCAAAAGCTCTGCACGAGCTGCATATGTCCCCACATTTGCCGTACATGTTCACAAGGCCATTGCCAACGTAGGCGTGAGCATGAAAACCATATTGAATTACACAGCCATGGACCATTCTACCATGGCCTAGCGTTGCCAAGTTCGAGCAAGCATGTAAAGTAGCTCCTCCTGCAATATCATCTGGCCTGATTCGATTTGTTGATTTGTGATTTTCGAATTGTTGATTTGTTTAAATTAACAATTCCAAATTTGCAATCATTTGTTTCAATTCACAATTCCAAATTTGAAATCATTTACAGCTTAAAATAGATTAATTGTGATTATAGACTAAAATCCTCgaatttgttgatgtttttaAATTCACATTTCCAAATTTGCAATCATTTACAACTTAAAATAGATTAATTGTGAATATAGACTAAAATATTACGAATTCACAGTCTAACCAATGTTTGGATGAGTAACAAAAATAAGTGTAATTTACATCAAGGCTATAGCTAGGTTGTGAATTAGCccctattttaaattttaatccaCGCTCGAGTTCTAATCGTGAATTATAGGAGTATTAAGAAATAGaaatcactaattaaattaaaattgttaaaGGACAAAACAGTAAATATTGGTaccttttatttaaaatattaatgaatAGACTTTATATGCGCAATCTCATACTAGTATTTGATAAGTTTCACtatattgtttttcattttttatgaactatgtttataaataaatatggcAATTAACAAATACTCATAAACTGTGATGCCAGATATCTAAAGTAGTAGTAGTTAGAGTTGTCAACTGGGCCGGGCTAGCCCAGCTCGGCCCAGGCCCGACGAGGCCCGAGGGTGTTGAGGCCCAGCTCGGCCCAGGACCAGGGTCTGAAACGAGCTGTGCCGGGCCGggcttatttttatatatctcAACCCAGCCCAGCCCAGACCCACTTGGTCAGTGGGCCGAGCTGGGCCGGGCCGAGCTGGGTTGGGCCGGTCTGAGTTAGAATCTCTCTTCCACTCTCTTTATCACACGCACACGAACTCACGAAACGGGATACTGAAAAGGGATGAGTTTGATTATGGCTGAAGCCGACGGAGGAGGGGACGCGAAAGCACTGTTAAGCTCTTCCATCCCTTCCGGAAAGGACACCGTCTGGTTTGATGTCTCGTCTCTCTTACATCGCGCCTGCCACAGTCCGTTCCTCTCCATATCTCTTTCTCAATTGCGATcactatatttataaattggaCTAACAGGGTTGCCCCAGCCTTACTCCGTTTAATACATTCGCTGATTTCTTAATGTATGTAGTTAATTCTTTTCAATTGCTGTATGGATTCCCGTTTTCCGGTGTAAACGATGTATTTTCTTAGGGAATATTTCTATGTATGTATGTTTTTCCGATGCAGCAAAACTAAGCTGGAGTTTCCATAGGGAATACAATTacatgtatttataggagtGGGTTGAAgctgggctgggctgggctgggctgggctgggccTGGGCTGCTAGCGGGCCTGGTCCTGGGCCGGTCCTGGGTTTACAAATAGGCCCAAATAGAGCCCGTTACACTCAACAAGCCCAGCCCGAGCCCGTTCCATTTCTCTAACGAGCCGGGCCTGGGCCGAGCTGGGCTGGGCCAGCCCGGCCCAGTTGACAACTCTAGTAGTAGTTGTAACTTTTTGTTAGCTTCCCTAAATTCTCCCCTCTAactatttctttttcattttacatactcaatttggttgagaggAGAAAATATAGTAAGTGGTGCTTTGTAATATTAGATTTAAATATCTTATggttaaaataaaacaaattccataatttcccaAACTACACATATGATTTAAAAGGTTAATTTCCATACTAACTAAATTATTGAAttcgtaaaaataaataattttcgcAACTACGTATAATCGGCTCCAGAGACGAACATCCAATTCTTGTTTCAGTGTAGCTGGTAAACTGTCGTGGTATTAGTAATAGTAGCATGTGTGTTACTCCATCTGCACATCAATAAAGTtcactagtactagtatttctttttgaaaTATCTCAAATTATAATCCAGTTctcaattttatttatcttataGTATCGTCATTTTACCACAACAGCCTTATTTAAAGTGAGAGACAATAACTAAAGCATTTAATGACAGTAAAAAGAAAAACTGTGTTTAAATTACAGTTTTACAAAAAACtattaaatgtaattttaaatGTGTATGTAAACTAAAAGTGCATAACTGTGCATTAGATATGTGAAACAGAATTGagtagtagtactttttttttgtatgtGTTCAAAATATTAGTTGAATCATCCAACATAAATCTAGAGCCATGGTCTTCATGTGTGGGTGTGAATTGGCCTAAATTATGAGTGGATAATGCCCTAGACCAAATATCTTAAGTTTAGTCCACCAACAACTATGGTGCCTCGGACCAGCTATGAGTCATTCTGATATAGCTCATCTCTGGTTAAAAGACCACAAAAATATTACTCTTGATACTAACAGACATCTCCATCCCGATCAAAATATAATAGTAGTACACTACTACTGAAGAAAACAATTGATATGTGCTAATCCACAATATGCAgtgaagattatttttttatacgCCACTCTAATTTCTTTGCTTAAATTGAAGTacaaaacacaaaagatggAAATGTAGTCCAATTCAACAAGAAACTTTTATTAGGAAATTGGAAATGATATAGGGTACTTCTAACAAGTAAATGCAGGAAACACAGTGCAAGGCCATGATTAAGTAAAGTGCACAACCAAGTTTGCTCAGCCCTGAAGGCCAATAATACCtgcaacaaaacaaacaaagtTAGTGGGTGAATGTCTTATGCTTCTTCATTAGAATCCATTGTTGTCATTGTCTTTTGCACTATAAACTGTTTTGAAGTTATCTGTTTATTGGTGTGGAACGAACTACATACACAATTCAAATGGTGACAATTCAAGGATCCACTCATTCTGCAAAAATTGGTTGAGCGAAAAATAACTGGCTCATTATTGAATACTTGACTGTGACGTATGGATGCATTTAGTCTTTTGACCTTGAAATAGGTGGTttgatctatctatctatcaCAACTGACTATTCTTGTTTGATTAGTGCAGAAAGATGATTACACTTACCACAAGCAATTCTACCACCAGCATTGCCAGTGCTCTTGCTCAATTCATGTCCACCTGAGATAACATAGTAACAAGGAGATAGGATATAGTTAGACAGAAATGGGATTATGGGGGCATAAAAATAACCACCGGAAAATACTAGGTACCCTATTGTGGTATACTGGTGGCTCAGCAGGAATACAGTTACCGCATACAATGTTACATCAGTGGGTAGAGTCAACAAATTGGAGAGCAAAAAATACTCAAATTAACTTCATGAGATTGTTTGCAGATTTGTTGAAAGAATAACTAGTTAGTGCTTACAATGATGTCCCACACGGAACTATATTAACAAATGGTTTTTGTATTCGAGTCAGTCCCCTCCAGGAGGATGAGATGATTAGACTGGCTTTAAGGGTAaacttcattttttctttttttaaagaaCATGCTAAATTTACAAGAGCAAATTACTAGGAACAGAAAGTAGCAGAAAAGCATACCCTTTCCAAGATCATCAGGATCACCATGAACAACAACTGCTCTTCCAATGATGGAATGTGGTCCACTCAGTGGGATCTGACAGAAAAAATAATAGGAATCTTAGTACACTTGAGCAACAATATAACCTTAGGTATTTATGAGATATTGTGGGGAAGAAAATCACCTGCTTGTCAACAATGGTAAAAGATGCGGTGCCTGAAACAAGATATCAGAAGGGTGTTGGAGTCAGAGTGGATTCGAATTTACAAAATGTCAGATTCACGATAAATCATTGGCATCAAAGAGCCCAAGCAAATCAAGAATGAGAGATGGCAAAAGCAAAATAGAAAGTGGCTTTCAAGttgttttatcaataaaatatGTTATAATCCATAATAACAAGTGCCACTAAATTTGGAGATCAGGAACTTAAAACTCTTACCAATGTGAGACAGTCTAGTGATAAACAATAAAGTTAACATGGATACCTAAGAAAGACAGCATTAAAGACTTTTTAAGTAGAATCATGGGTGAATACCATCTTCTCCAGCTGTGATATTCCCAAGATCACCAGCATGGCGAACCTCATCCTCGGGAGCACCATGCTCTTTGCCATTAGGATTGAAGTGAGGACCTAAGATTTAGATACACATGACCAATTTCAATCAAACAATTTTTGgcaaatgataaaaaaatcataaatttatttaatgtaCAACAGAGCCATCACATATAGCGCAAAAAATTACCAGTCGACATGCAGCCATTGGTGGTGTCACCAAGGGCATGCACGTGAAAGCCATGGAGTCCGGGCTTAAGGCCAGAAAGGTTTCCGGTGACAGTTGTTGGGCCTgaacagaaaagaaaaaagaaactaaGCATCTATAACACAAACATGTAGTTACATAAACTGATTACATGACAATGATAGATACCATCtccctcctgggtgaagctgaCGGTGCCACTAACACCCTCGCTGCTGTTAAGAACTACGACAGCCTTCACCATGATTATCTACTTGTGTTATCTACAAAATTCAGATTCAGAAGGAAACACCTCAATCATCTGGTGCAAAACAAAATACCATCACAAAACTAAGCATCCACTTAAATGGTCAATACAGAGCATATCACAGAACATAGCGAAAAGCAGAGAAGATTCAGATCAGATTGGTTATATGACATAGAAATGCGAACCAATGCCTCAGAAAAGATCAACCCATGCTACACTTGAAGCACCTTTCACGTGTTAAAACCAAGAAAAGATCTGGCTACTCTTAAGAACTTCATTTCATACAtgaaaatttgtttattttttgccAACATCAATTAAACAGAAAGAATCAATTCCAGAATATAAACCAGACTCGAACACATAAATACTGAGCCATAAGATGAAAGATCCAGGCTATTCAACCATCCATATACTAACGACAGAGTGAATCACACAAATGGGAGGACGTGCTGAAAACTAAACCAACCTACATACAACAAACGTAAACAAAAGGAGTAAAAACGAAGTAGCACAGTCAGATCCAGGCCAGATCAAAAATAGATGGAATTATACGCAGAAAGTAAACAACAGATCAAGtaaaattcacattttaattagaaaaaatCCGAACAATGAATCGATAAACAGTAATTAAATTTGATGAAACACCTGACAGATTTCTTCTAGTTTggtattgaataaattttacCTCAGAACACCCCTGATTGAAGTAATAGAGCTGAGAATCTGAGAGCGAGCGAGCGAGAATGAAATACTGAGAAATGGAAGATTCTAatcattttaatttgaagtCAATAAATGACCAATGTATGGTCGATTCCATTTGTAACCCCCATCATACAACACGCGCCACGCTCTTTGTTTACTATCTATATTTAGTACCAGTACTTAGGCCATTAGCAATgaggcgccctatggcgcgccacgtcatcggTTTTATCCTCTtacccccacctgcaatggggtgccctaagacgcgccctatatgttattattttaaatgttatattatagttttgttaattaatgtaaatgttttaaaaaatgtaatgctaactaaattaaaaaacacaacgattaactaaaaaacGGCGAAGATTGCATTCattaaacaaaagttacacgTTTTGAGTTGGCTAaaatctacgcaattcccaacttccggcgcagctcatcgatcaacccccggagatattcggcttcggcgAGGTCCATACACTTCTTGAGCAttttgtgcgtctgcaacaacgtcctCGTCATCGAGGCTGTTGCCAACTTCTCGTACGTGGCGGTCGACAGGTGCGGGGTCGGGAGCGGGACCTCGATCGGCGATGGGTCGGCGGCGGTCAAGGATGATGTCGCCACCGTCTTCCCCtaggccttcgcagccttgacgcctatgggacgcagggaggacatcggtgtgccggaactctcaatgtcctcgtacggccggttgaggtccaccggacgagttccgctttcacCGCCCGTATAACCACCAGTTTcggtgttcttcgtcctctttgacgccccggtgtgcagaatcccgccttggaacttctgcatgtccctcaagagcgcccagatggcctcgtgcctgaactcgccgtacagggactggtacgacaacagcgctttggagcgcacgtcgctcaagctctcgccgctccccttggccctcgcgcacttctcgtactccaacgagaacaggttgatttgcttcttcaactggtcccagtgcttgcgTAGCTGGTCCCGTTGTCGCTTGTACACGCTCGGCGGCTTCAccgcattgtagcgctcggcgatgcgctcccagtacgccaGCTGCCTCTgattgttcgcgaatatcgggtcctccgatatgtctacccaacacctcgccaatatGAGGgattcatccggctggtagttcgtacggccgggggcgtactcttcacaatTTCCCGGAGGTCGCAACTTCTGCGTGCGGTGCCGGGcccgcttctttttggcggggGAGGAAGGAGCGGCGGCGCGGCGGGAGGGGGCGAcgggtcggtttggagacggtTCCATGCCATCCAAACTGTACGATTCCgtgctgaattcgggatcgtactgcgtgttgtcgTCGAACGGTCGATATTCATccggttctgtacccggccaacgagcctccccaaacatcggactcttgggacttgaatctatttcgtagtaataataaaaattcgagtttcgagagtgaaatcgtgaaatgaaacgtTAGAAATGAAGGtgggtaggggtatttatacaaaaaatcaaaaacgtgtgccatcgtccgccgatcccccaatggggcgcccgatggggcggacgatggcctatcgtccgcgtcatcgtccgccgatcccacaatggagcggacgataggccatcgtccgcgacatagggcgcgccctatggatCGGTCGCGGATGAAGGggacggacgatggcgggcacccacaatgggggcatcgtccgcgcccgaggacgatggacgccatagggcgtgccatcgggcgccccattgcgggtgcccttagtTTACGAGTCTTATTATCTGCAAATCCTCTGCTTATTACAAAATCGCAGAACTAgaccaaattaaaatttttagatctatttttttatcgatggaatgcgcaaatatataaattattttcgctTTCATCACGAGTTTATTTTACTTCAGCCCAAGGCCAATAAGTCATAACATATTAGgaggatttaacttcattccagaatACCTCATTCAAGTAGGTATTAACTTCATTCTAAtgagattattacttcattccagtacgtacaAGCAGTTTCACCGTCGCGTACCGTTCTTTTTCTCTGCAATGTCTAACCGCCGCCACAACGCAGACAACGAAATGGAATGATAGCCTAATTGAATGATGTAATaagcacatggaatgatgtaataaattatttgaatgaagtatatGTAGAAGTATTTGAAATcttactggaatgaagtaaaaactttGTCCAATGAAATAATAacgttttttaatgaagtaagAAACCTACTCAAAtgaattgtattttttaaagtgaataaagtgaAAACTCGgttcaatgaattcaaatgaagcaTGTGTTGAATCATATCAAAACCTTCTGGAAGTAAGGAAAAATATATTGTAGTTTCAATGTATTTACGTAccgaaatgaagtaataaacctattgcaatgaagtaaaatgggttTGTAATGAAAACCGATATAATTTACACATCaacacatctcatcaaaaactagatctaatggccctaatttggtctctagtttgACATTAACATTAGTTCGACATTAATCACAACTCACTTGTTCATTGTTCAATTttattgatcatatttaaattagGGTCGATAATCCAAAAtgaatttctttgatttttaaaattagtataAGCAATATTGTAATCTATCCGTCTCATTTAAGTGACAAGtctcttaaaatagaaatattattatccttactttattctctctccactcgagtcacaaaataaaaattttataaaattttgtatAGAATAAGAAATTATCCACTTAAAGCAGGATCCAGGGAGAATTGTTCACCACATGAAATACCTTTATCCATAAATCCTGTAAAAAGTGGATCGTATTTCAGGCATAAACGAACATTATTGTCTCATTCCAACTAAAATCACAACCACTTCAAACATTCTCCATCCCAAAAAATTAGATACTTTAGAGTTTTACCATCCCAAAAAATTAGATACTTTAAAGTTTTAGTGCGAAATTGATAATGTATAAAAGAGAAAGGAAATAACTTTAATGGACATATTAAAATTGCAAAAAAAGAACTATTTTTAGGTGCTGACTACTGAGAATTTGACATTCTCATATCATTTATTTTTAGCATTTATATCTATGCATATATTTAAAAGATGAGTTTTGGAGATATTTACAAGATTgccattttatattaaaaattatgaattaattaaaactaatttttgtttgtgaatttGTTTAGGGTTAGCGGCAGTTTCATTGAAATTAATTAGACTTCCAATAAATGTAATGAATATTgctaaatataattattatttaattagaaCTGATTTTTGGTTGTTACTAAAACTCCCATTAAATGTAGTGAATATTgcaaaataattcaagcaaaCTTGAAGACAAACAGGGCGTACAATTTTCTTCTTTAATGTTTGTCAGCACGTTTACACGTACATTTCATGCATAATTGTatattaattaacaaaaaaaataactttcataGTTACTGTGTATTAAATGCATACATCTCATCCAAACGTTTACAATATTTAAAGGTACAGTTTACATGTCATGCATAAACTTATACTACCTCATTTTAGAGATGTTATCCAATGCAAACCATATATCTAATACAAACTCAAAATTTTAATCCTAGCCATTAATTATAACAGATCGGTGGTTAAGAT is a window of Salvia splendens isolate huo1 chromosome 3, SspV2, whole genome shotgun sequence DNA encoding:
- the LOC121795917 gene encoding uncharacterized protein LOC121795917 isoform X2, with the translated sequence MENSGAGSEVNNQLADHLLTQSLPRLESQAESVSRNSTNMAANPDPSTQRADHLTLQIPPRHSIFSKSRSIKGFLHSLSFKKKKAPLEGERSPLLSSDKAPLPESPAFSNILPWQKCASVPVTPASYLSPKTLSERHRSNETAARVAVSRSLSVPGRKSYFIVRSLSSNSGENQASHSNSDQISPAPVHEDQEFPEEEVVCRICLDTCEERDTFKLECLCKGSLRLLHQECVIKWFSQSVSRNCDVCANEVKNLPVTLLRVAPPAQRETGEMPIDQSISAWQDFVVLVLITTICYFFFFEQLLTEDMKNQALVISAPFAFTLGLTSSIFAVVLALKEHAWTYVGLEFALVALILHVFYNLIKTGSAARKHGHVVPHSIHLEREIKKKLQTM
- the LOC121795917 gene encoding uncharacterized protein LOC121795917 isoform X1, whose translation is MENSGAGSEVNNQLADHLLTQSLPRLESQAESVSRNSTNMAANPDPSTQRADHLTLQIPPRHSIFSKSRSIKGFLHSLSFKKKKAPLEGERSPLLSSDKAPLPESPAFSNILPWQKCASVPVTPASYLSPKTLSERHRSNETAARVAVSRSLSVPGRKSYFIVRSLSSNSGENQASHSNSDQISPAPVHEDQEFPEEEVVCRICLDTCEERDTFKLECLCKGSLRLLHQECVIKWFSQSVSRNCDVCANEVKNLPVTLLRVAPPAQRETGEMPIDQSISAWQDFVVLVLITTICYFFFFEQLLTEDMKNQALVISAPFAFTLGLTSSIFAVVLALKEHAWTYVGLEFALVALILHVFYNLLHLSAIYAILIASFLGLGTAMLLHTIYIQICWWWSREARPSELV
- the LOC121795937 gene encoding superoxide dismutase [Cu-Zn]-like; the encoded protein is MVKAVVVLNSSEGVSGTVSFTQEGDGPTTVTGNLSGLKPGLHGFHVHALGDTTNGCMSTGPHFNPNGKEHGAPEDEVRHAGDLGNITAGEDGTASFTIVDKQIPLSGPHSIIGRAVVVHGDPDDLGKGGHELSKSTGNAGGRIACGIIGLQG